A genome region from Erigeron canadensis isolate Cc75 chromosome 3, C_canadensis_v1, whole genome shotgun sequence includes the following:
- the LOC122591820 gene encoding POU domain, class 4, transcription factor 1-like yields the protein MARILGNNETAKLANFEGSHLVFMLGMILASMSIMAMIIFVCGDHPDNNHNKNSDNKKRSRPKARPNVSSDPTNYTSQSSNPFLFVVPTATTSDNNAGGGNHHHHAGTGHHHSGGGYGGHHGGGGCGGGGGGGGCGGGGGCGGGGG from the coding sequence ATGGCTCGGATTCTTGGTAACAATGAAACGGCAAAACTTGCGAATTTTGAGGGGTCACATTTAGTGTTCATGCTTGGTATGATCTTGGCATCGATGTCTATAATGGCTATGATCATCTTTGTGTGCGGTGATCATCCGGATAATAATCATAACAAAAACTCCGATAACAAGAAACGTAGTCGTCCAAAGGCTCGTCCCAATGTTTCATCCGATCCCACTAATTATACTTCGCAGTCTTCAAACCCTTTTTTGTTTGTGGTCCCAACAGCTACTACTAGTGATAATAATGCCGGAGGAGGCAATCACCACCATCATGCTGGGACCGGGCACCACCATTCAGGAGGAGGATACGGGGGACACCATGGGGGAGGAGGTTGTGGGGGTGGAGGAGGGGGAGGTGGTTGTGGAGGTGGAGGAGGttgtggcggcggcggcggctaA